The Roseimicrobium gellanilyticum DNA segment CCGGCAATCTTCGCGAGCTCCGCAATGCCGTGGAGCGCGCTGTGATCCTCGCGCATGGAAAGGAAATTGCCGCGACCGATCTCCCATCTCCCAGCGCCAATGGCGTGGTCGGTGGCGTCGGTGGAGATGTCGCAACTGCTGGAAATGTCCCCATGGTGGGCACCGCAGTTTCGCTTGAGGAGCTGGAAAGTGCGCACATCAAAGCGCTTCTCAAGACCTTGCCGAATCTTGCTGACGTGGCGCGTGTCCTGGGAATCGACCAGGCCACCCTCTACCGGAAACGCAAGAAGCTCGGTCTTGATTGACAGAAGGCCGGGCTTGCAGATTGGAAATTGGATGGCGGGTTTTTCCACCCGCCATTTTTTTGATTGACGCGAATTGTTCCGACTACGGAATCGGAGTGGAGCAAAAGTTGCGCCACGAAGTGTCATAAGCCATGCGTGCCTCATTCCATGAATGTTGTGCATGATTTGTTTGCAACCTGCATAGCAACTTCGACCCAGGACATGCACATTGCATGAGGAATGAGGCGGTTGCGATGTGGTGTGAATTTGCAAAGGGTTGGGAATGAGGATGAAATCGTAACACCATCCCGATGGCACGCGGCATGCGCTTATGGATCGCATGGCAACCCTACTTTATTTTCCTGCACAAGACTGCTCCGAGGTGCCACGTCATCGCGGGCGTAGCCGGCACAGCAGTCACCTTGCTGCAGCCTTTGCAGCACTCAGTACGGCGCATGAGGACAACGTCGACCTCCGCCTTCTCGAGCATCTGGTCTCCATGGACGAAGACGAAAACGATGAGCCCCATGCTGCCTAGCCGCACCTCGCTCCAGACTTTCAAAGAAGCAAACCCCAACAAGAACATCCATACCCCCTCTTACCATGAGCACTTCCGGACCCTCCGTTGATACCCTCAAGCGCGATGTGCGCACTCTCGCTGACGACACCATGAAGATGGCGCAGAATCGCTTTGTCGAACCCGCCATGGACGCGGCGCAGCGTGCGAGCGTGCAAGCGCGCAAGGCTTTGGAGCAATCCCGTGATCGCATGAACCAACAGCTCGCTGTGGCGGAAAGATATGCCGCACGCGGCTACGACCAGACTACCACCTGGATCTCTGCGAACCCGCTGGCTGCCGTGGGCATTGCGGTAGGCGCCGGCCTGCTGTTGTCCTCCATCTTCCGCCTGTCCTCACGCCGATAGCCGCGAGCGCCTGGCAGACCTTTTTGACCCGCATGGCCGTCATGAAATCTCCCACCACTTGTGAACATGCACGCCTCCTCGCCTCCCTCGTGGTCATCACATCTTGATCGCGGAAACAGCCTGTCGGATTCCGTCCGCACGTTGCTTTCCTCGCTGGTGACCTATCTGGAGACGCGGTGGAAGCTGTTTAAGGTGGAATCGGGAGAGGCCATGCGGCTGGGAATCCAGGTGGCTGTGGTCACCCTGTTCGCTCTCGCGTGCGCCTTCGTGATGTACGTGTGCGCCATGGTCGGCGTGACCTTGTGGATCGCTCACCAATGGTGGGACGGCGCGGTGATGCCCGCTGCGTTCATCATGGCAGGAGTGCATCTCCTCCTCCTGCTCAGTTGCGCGGGATTCATCATCTGGTCCCTGCGCGGACGAAAGCTCTTTCACGATACGAGAACAGAATTCAAGGAGGACAAGCGATGGCTGCACCTGCAAACGACATCCAACGTCTGAGAACCCAGCTCGAATCCAGTCGCTGGCAGATGCACAGCGGCATCCAGCGGATCGAGGATCAGCTCAATGTCTCGAAGCGTGTGCGCACTGAGTTCAAGGAGCACCCGTTGAAGTGGGTGGCCATCAGTGCGGGAGTGGGACTGGTCGCAGCGAAGTTGATTCCACTCCTGCTCGGGAGCAGGAAGCGTGGCGTCATGGGTCGCATGCTCACGCCTCTCGTGCGTGCCGGTGCCGCAGCGGCAATGCCCATTGTGGCTCACCAGGTTTCCAATTGGATGGCCCAGAAAGGTCTGAGTATTCCAGGTCTTGCTCCGATGCCCATGCCCGAGCCCCACCCCATCTCCCAGGTGCCTCCGCCTGTCGTGGGATCTGCCCCGGTATCACCTGCTCAGGAGGCGTATCCCGAATGAACCCCTTCTCCTTACAGGACCGCACCATGGTGCTCGCCGCCAGATTTGTGATTGCGGCTCTCACGTGCGGTCTCCTGTATTGGGGGAGGGAAGTGCTCATGCCGCTGGCGCTGGCCACGTTGATTGCCTTCATGCTGCATCCACTCGCGGTGCGACTGCAGCGCATCCGGGTGCCCCGACTGATTTCTGTAGGGTCAGTAATGCTTCTGGCCACGGGACTGATCGTGACGGCTGTCTGGTTTATCACCGTGCAGGTGGCCAGTTTCACAAACGAACTGCCCTCCTATCAAAAGAACATCAGTCAGAAAATCGGTCAGGTGCAGGGCTCCATGCGAGGCGGCGCCTTGGAGAAGTTGCAGAAGGTTTTCCATTCTCTCGAGAGGGAGGCAAAGGCCAGGGAAGAAGCTGTTGCTCCTGCTTCCATTTCCAATGAGCCCATGCCTGTGGTGATTGAATCGAAGGAGCGCTGGTTCGACTTCAGTCTGACAAATGCCGCGATTCCCCTGATGGAACCCCTGGTCACCGGAGGCCTCATCTTTGTGCTCGTGGCACTCATGCTCCTGCGCTGGGAAGACCTGCGCGCGCGGCTGGTAAGCGTGATGAATCAGAATATCACGCGTACCACGCGAGCCATCGATGATGCTGGCAAGAGGATCGCGCGTTACCTCGCGGCGCAGATGTTCATCAACGGCAGCTTCGGCCTTGTCATCGGGCTGGGATTGTGGGCGCTGGGCGTGCCCTATGCCGGGTTGTGGGGCTTGTGTGCCGCCATGTTTCGCTATGTGCCTTATCTCGGTCCTCTGGTGGCCGCCGCATTGCCCATCATGGTGAGTCTGGTCACCTCTGAAGGGTGGACACAGGTGCTCAGTGTGGGGGCCTTGTTCCTCACGCTGGAATTGGTGAGCAACAATGTGCTGGAACCCTGGCTCTATGGGTGGCGCGTGGGTCTCTCGGAGATTGGCGTGATCCTGGCAGCCGTCGCATGGACATTCTTGTGGGGCACCGCAGGTCTGGTGCTGGCCGTGCCACTGACGGTGTGCCTCGTGGTGCTCGGCGAGCATGTGCCCGCGATTTCATTCTTCTCACAACTCCTTGGAGACAAGCCCGCGCTTCCATTGCATTTGCGCTTCTACCAGCGGCTGCTGGCCCATGACAAGAACGAGGCCGCTGAGTTGACGAAGAATCACGCCAAGGCCCATGGTTTTGCGAAGGCCGGTGACGAGATTATTGCACCTGCTCTGGCTCATGCCCGGGGTGAAGAGATGCGCGGAGCGCTCAGCGAGGAGGAGGTGGAGGAATTCGCGGCCGCCATTCCGTACATCCTCGATCGTACGGATGACGAAATCGACGAGGAAGAAGAGGCGGACGCAGCCAGGCAGAGCTCGGCAGTCTCTGCGGGACCGGTGGTGGTCTGGCCCTTGTGCAGCCTTTCAGAGGCACTGGTGCCACTGCTGCAGCATCACTGCACGGACCTCCCGTGCCGCTGGCAGGTCATTGCGGAGGGTTCCCTCACCTCCGAAGCGATTGGCCGGCTGGCCCGTGAAGAGGAACAGCCGGAGGCCGTGTGCCTGCTCCTCCTCACCCATGAGGATCTCTCGCGGACGCGCAACCTGTGCAAAAAGCTGCGCCACGCCTTCCCAGATGTCCATATCACGGTGGCATTCTGGGCTGAGTCGAGAATGGATACAGACATGACGCAAGCCATCGAAAAGCTGGGCTACGCCAAGATCACCTGGACGCCCTCCGAAACCCGTGGCGATCTCGCCCCGCACATCCTGGACCATGCCCGGGAGGTGGAAGAGAACGCGCCCCGCGTGCCGAACGCCCAACCTGTGGTGAGAGATGCTCGTGAAGCGGTCCCGGCGTGATCACTTCTGCCTGTGAGCTGGCGCCAGCCGCTCATCACTCAGGTCCAACCGGTACATGAGCTGGTTGTAGTCATACCGTGCCGGCGCGATCGGATTGCCGCTGAACTCCAGCGTATACGTCCCCTCAAAGTAAATGACCTTGCCACCCTCCTTATCCAGGAACCCGTGGTGTATCGGATTGTAATACGAATACCTGGGATGCGTGGCCACCTTCACCGCTTTGCCCCACGGACCGTCGGGAGCGTCGCTCTCGGCATACCACATCTCTCCGAGCGGTGAGGGAGCCTTGGCCTTGAAGCCATATTGCACCCCGAGCAGGATCCAGCGTTTGCGGTACGCGTTCCACTGCACACTGGCATTGTGAAGCTGCACAGGCTCTCCCGTGGCCGCATCTCGGATGTCAAAGCGGGCCTGCGCCAGCTTCATCTTTTCCTGCTTCAGCAGCACCTGCTCAGCCTCCTGGTTGGTGGGTGGGTGTTCCTTCTGCCACTTCCACTCACCCTTCGCCTGGTCGAACCACAGCGCTTCATACTTCGAAGGATCCAACACATCCGCCAGCGTGGCGCGTACGCGCGTGTGGGGCAGGGGAGCGCTGAAGTAGTAGTAGCCGTCCTCCGCCTGCACCGCATGCCCCTGCATGTAGCGCCATTCGTTGGACATCTCGAGCTTCACGGCAGTCTTGAAGGTCTGCGCCGCATCGTCGAAGCGCGCGATGCCATGTTCTGCATGTGGCTTGAGCCCCTCATGCCGTCCATAGTGGGCCAGCATCACCTCCTTGCCGTTCTCGTCCTTCACCGTGAGCAGGCCAAAGAGCCACACCGCGCCTGGTCCTTCCACGACCATCATCTTGCGCAGTCGCTTCGGGTCCTTCTCATCCATGTAGTACTTGTAGGCGATCCCTTTCTCGGGATCGATGTCGCGAGCCGTCGTCGCGCACGTGGTGTTGTAGTTGCCCAGCGGATAGTTGGGCATGTTCGTATCCCCCCACAGCCAGAAGATGCCATCCTTGTACGGCACCGCCTGCACTGAGTCCTGCCCCATGACACCGGAAGGATTCAAGTTCGGCAGCGGCAGGGGAAGCCCGAGCAGTTCACTCGCATGGTACTGTCCTTGTCCCGTGAGACGTCCCACGCGCTCGGCGATGTTGTTGCGCTTGAGCTTTACCGTGAATGTCTCGCCGGACTTCGGTGTCGGACGGATGCCGGTGAAACCAAAGCCGTCCTTCTTCCACTCATAACCCGGTCCACTGACATGGAACCACACCTCACGATCCATGAGTCCCGGCTCATAAATGGCGACCCACCCCGCATTGTCCGTCACATAGCGCAGGTCATTCACCGTGCGCAGCTCGATGAGCGGAATACCGCGTCCCGTGACTTCATCCACCACTTGGATGCCGAAGTGCTTGGTCTCAGCTTTGGAGACCAGAGGCGTGATGATGCCGAAAAGAAAGACAACAGCAGGCAGCAGAGGGCGGAGGAATGGCAGGACCGGTTTCATGAGTGATAGCACTGGAATCCTATCACGTGGCAATCTTGCCGGGAAAGGTTCAGCAGGAATGGCGAGCCGATTAGGTTGCGAACCGTCATCCCCGGGGCACCCCTGCGAAACCGCCACTTGCAAGTCGCGCTCTGGCAGGCACAGGCTTTGCTAGTACTGAAGTAACCTACCCCTCCCCGCTCCCGCACGCCCCTCCCTCATGGAAGACAAGACATCGCCAGCACCTGACTATCTCGACATCGGTTTCGAGCAGATTGATCGTGACATGAAGTTCCTCATGGGGGCTTTCGGAGAGGTGCTGGCGGAGTTGGGCATGCCGGAGCTCACGGAGCATCTCCCCTGGACGGGCAATGAACCCTCCACCACTGCGCTGCCGCCACGTCTCGGCCTCGCCTATTCCCTGGCCTTCCAGCTTCTGAACATGGTGGAGGAGAGCGCCGCCGCCAGTGTCCGCGCCATCCGTGAGGAGCATGAGGGCATCGCCGCCGAGCGCGGCCTCTGGGGCAGCCAGCTCCGCCGCCTCCAGAAGAAAGGCGCCACCGCAGAGGAAATCGTGGCCACCTTCCGTGAGGTCTGCGTGGAGCCAGTACTCACCGCCCACCCCACCGAGGCGAAGCGCCTCTCCGTGCTGGACCACCACCGCAGCCTGTTCACGCTGCTGAATGCGCGCCACCATCGCGAGGGTGGCAGCATCGGGGCCAAGCGTCAGCGCGCTGAAGTGAAGGCCGCCATCGAGCGCCTCTGGCGGACCGGGGAGATCCTTCTCGAAAAGCCCACGCTCACTGACGAGCGGCGCAATGTGCTCTACTATTTCCGCGAGGTCTTTCCCTCCGTACTGCGCATCTTGGATGAGCGTCTGCGCTTTGCCTGGACCGAGGTGGGGCTGGACCCGGTGCTGCTGAAGGAACCGGAGTCCCTCCCTGTGGTGCGCTTTGGCACCTGGGTGGGTGGTGACCGCGATGGTCACCCGGGGGTGACGTCTGAGGTCACGGAGGAGACCTTGGAACGCCTCCGCACGAACGCCATGGTGGTGCATCATCGCCACCTTGCCGATCTCGCCACGAAGCTCACACTCACGACCTGGATGCAGGCCCCGCCTGCACGTCTGCAGGCTCTGCGGGAGCGGCTCATCGCCACCAAGGTGCAGGTTGAGCCCCTGATGGCCTCCAGCTCTGAGGAGCCCTGGTCACAAGTGGTGAAGCTCATGCTGGCCCGCCTGCCTGTGAATGTCTCCCCCGGTACACTGGCGCATCTCCGGCATGGAGAGACCTACTATGCTCGTGCGGAGGAGCTCGCTGCCGATCTCGCGGAGTTGAGCGCCGCCCTCGTGGAGGCGGGTGCGGAGCGCCTGGCTGCCACCGATGTGGAGCCGTTACAGCGCGCCGTGCAGGTGTTCGGTTTCCACCTTGCCTGTCTCGATGTCCGGCAAAATTCGGCCTTCCATTCGCGGGCACTGTCCCAACTCATGAATGCCGCGGGCCTGGACGGCTCCGACTGGGAGGACTGGGCGGAGGGCGAGCGCCTGCGTTTCCTGGAGAAGGAGCTCCGCTCTCCACGTCCCTTCCTGCATGCCAATGCATCCGCGGGTCCCGAGGCAGATGCGGTGCTGGCCTGCTATCGCGTGCTGGCGAAGCACCTCGAAAGGAACGGCCACGAAGGACTCGGCGCCCTCATCGTCAGCATGACGCGCCGTCTCTCCGATCTTCTCCTCGTGTATGTGCTGGCGCGCGAGGCTGGCCTCATGAAGCGCACGCCGGAGGGACTGGTGTGCCTGCTCCCCGTGGTGCCGCTCTTTGAAACGGCGGACGACCTGGAAGGCGGTCCGGAGATGCTGCGGAAGTTTGTGGAGGAGCCGCTCACCCGGCGCAGTCTGGAGTACCACGCAAAGCGGGCCGGCAAGCCCGGGCGTTTGGTGCAACAGGTCATGATAGGATATAGTGACAGCAACAAGGATGCGGGCATCCTCGCCAGCCAGTGGGCGCTGCACCTGGCGCAGACCCAGCTGACCGCAGCCGGGAAGGATGCCGGGGTGAAGGTGCGCTTCTTCCACGGTCGCGGCGGTACCGTGAGCCGTGGCGCGGGCCCCACGCATCGCTTCCTCGATGCGCTGCCGCATGGCTCACTCTGCGGTGACATCCGCACCACGGAGCAAGGCGAGACCATTGCCCAGAAATTTGGCAACCAATCCACCGCTGCCTTCAATCTGGAACTGCTGCTCGCTGGTGTCTCCGCCACGGCGTGCCTCCATGCACGTGGCCCTGCTCCCGAGCATCCTCTGGCGCCGCTTGCAGGCAAGCTCGCCTCCACCTCGCGTACCGCCTATCGAGCGCTGCTGGAGAATGAGGGCTTCATGACCTTCTACCGGCAGGCCACACCCATTGATGCGCTGGAGCACAGCCGTATCGGTTCGCGTCCTTCACGTCGCACGGGCAAAGCGAGCCTGGATGACCTGCGTGCGATTCCCTGGGTGTTCTCGTGGAATCAATCGCGCTTCTACGTGCCCGGCTGGTACGGCACCGGCACTGCGCTGGCTTCGCTCACGGATGAGGAGTTCGCCCAACTCTCCAGCGAGCTCCGTAGCTGGCCCTTCCTGCACTATGTGATCACGAATGTGGAGTCTTCTCTCGCGAGCACCGACCACAGCCTGATGGCCGCGTATGCGGACCTCGTGGAAGACACCGAGGTGCGCGACAAGATCTTCGGCCAGATCGAGCAGGAATGGAATCTTACCCGCGTGATGCTCGATCGTCTCCGCGGCGGCCCCATGCATGAGCTGCGTCCCCGCATGTGGCGCACCCTCGAACTCCGCGCTGCTGCCTTGCGCACCCTGCACCAGCAGCAGATCGATCTGCTTCGTCAGTGGCGTGGACTGCTGAAGACCGATGAAGCCGCTGCGAACGAGTTGCTGCCTGAAGTGCTGCTGAGCGTGAATGCCATCGCGAGCGGCCTGCGCACGACGGGCTGAGCAAGTTCAAAGAACATGGCCCCTGTCGATCGAGTCAGCCTATTGCGGGCGCAATCTGTGCGGCGCTGTTTCAAAAAAATGCGGTGGGGAGCCGCTGCGCCGGCTTCCTAACTAGAGCGGGCGGAGGTGGGGCGGAGCATCCGGGTGATATCGGTTTGCGACACGCCAGTTCCCCACCACCTCCGCCCACCTGATCAGGAAGCCGACGCAGCGGCTCCCCACCAGTGTGTAGGCATGCCAAGCGATAGACTGGAGGAGTGTCGCGAGTGGGTTTTGGTTTCGAGGTGCGGCAGATTACCGAGGTGTTCTATGAAACAAAAAGCGCTGGCCCCACAACCGAGACCAGCGCTTAAAAAATCAATATCTCACCCCAACTCACCCTACCTCATAGTTCACCGGCTCCTCCGTGATCACGATGTCATGCGGATGGCTTTCCTTCAGACCGCCGGCTGTGATTTGGACGAAGTTCGCCTTCTGGCGGAGCTCTTCGAGGGTGTTGGCTCCCACGTAGCCCATGCCGCTGCGGAGACCGCCCATGAGTTGGAAGACCACATCGGCCAGCGGACCCTTGTAGGGCACGCGGGCTTCCACGCCTTCCGGTACCAGCTTGCCGCTGGAGTTCTGGCCGTAGCGGTCGCCGGCGCCCTTGCGCATGGCCTTGAGGGAACCCATGCCGCGGTACTCCTTGAAGGTGCGGCCCTGGAGACGCACGGTGGCGCCGGGGCTCTCCGCGGTGCCGGCGAGAAGCGAGCCAATCATCACGCAATCCGCGCCTGCGGCCATGGCCTTCACCACGTCGCCCGAGTAGCGCACGCCACCATCGGAGATGACGGCCACGCCACGGCTGCGGCAGACCTCGGCAGTTTCCTGCACGGCGGTGAACTGCGGCATACCCACGCCCGAAATGACGCGAGTGGTGCAGATGGAACCGGGACCCACACCCACTTTGATGGCGGAGGCGCCAGCATCGCAGAGATCGCGTGCACCTTCCTTGGTGACCACGTTGCCCGCGACAATCGGCGTGCGGTCGCCCAACGCTGCGCGGAGCTGTTCGATGACCTTGATGACTCGCGCGGTATGACCCGTGGCCGCGTCAATGAACACGGCATCCGCACCAGCAGCCTGCATGGCCAGACCGCGATCCACACAGTCTTCACCCACGCCCACAGCGGCGCCCACTCGAAGACGACCCTGGTCGTCCTTGGCGGCATTCGTGTACATCTGGCGCTTCTCGATGTCCTGCTTCGTGATGAGTCCGGCCAGATGACCGGCGGCGTCTACGAGCGGGAGCTTCTCGATGCGGTTGATCCAGAGAATCTTCAGCGCTTCCTCCCAGGTGGTGTCCGGCTTGCCAATCGCGAGCTTTTCGCGAGGCGTCATGATCTCACGGACGGGGGTGTTCTCGTCTTCGAGATACCACATGTCGCGGCTGGTCACCATGCCGACGAGGGCACCCTTCTCATCCACTACCGGGAAACCGCTCACACCCTTCTCGCGCATGAGGCGGGCGACATCGCCCAGCGTGTTGTCGGGCTTCACCCGCAGCGGGTTGTGGATGACGGTATTCTCCGAGCGCTTCACACGCGCCACCTGCTCCGCCTGGTAGTCGATGGGACAGGCCCGATGGATTACGCCCATGCCCCCCTCACGTGCCAGCGCAATGGCCAGCTCACTCTCCGTGACCGTGTCCATGGCGGACGACAGCACCGGAATATTCAGCGGCAGGGTGGGGGTCAGATTGGTACCCAGAAGAACCTCACCCGGCAGCACAGCACTTCTCCCCGGGAGGAGAAGAACGTCGTCGAACGACAAAGACAAAGGAATCGCGCCCATGTTCCACCTAAGCGAGTCTTTGCCATTTGTCAGGTGGTTTTTTAGGTTGCGTGCGGGAGGACTTCATTCGCAACGCAAATTGAGTGCTCACAAATGTGCGTGGGAGAGGGTTGGGCAACGCGGGGCTACATGAATCCCCTTTGCACCAGGTACCAGCCATCGCCCAGATCCTTCAAAACACGTCCTTCGTCGCGCATGGCGTCACTGACGGCGAGCGAGGCTTCATCTCCCGCATGGACCAGCACGTAGTAAAAGTCGATCGGCGTGACTTCCACAATCGGCGGTGTGGTGGGTTGCACCTCGATCGATTTCAGCACCGCCTGATACCTGCTGAGGTCGCCAGCTGGGTCTTTGCCCACGCTTTCGAGCAGTGCTTGGTATTCGCCCCGATGCGCTTTGAAATGAGCCAGGGTGGCGTCGCGATCAGCTGCGTTCCAAGTGCAGCCGGCAACCGGGAGCAACAGGCAAAACAAAAAGGCGAACCTGCTGGCCATATTGTCCCTCAGGTTCGCCAAATCTCAGACTTCCGCCGGGCTACACCACCGGCTTCCGTGAGCCACCTTCGTCATCGCCTTCGCGCTTGGGCGTGGTCTTCGGCTTGCGGCGCGGGATGATTTCCTCCTGCAGGATGCGGTCTTCCACGAGAGGTTTTGCGCCTGTCTCGGGCTTGGGATGCTTTTCCGTCCAGGCGCGCTGTTCCTTGTACTTGGTGAGGCGCTCACCCAGTTCCTTCTCCAGCTTCGAGCGGTCTTCGTCCGTGTACTCTTTCTCCTTGTCCTCGCTGAACATCACCAGCGCCTTGGTCTGGAGCTGCACCGCCTCGCCAAACTTGCCGTCCCGGGCCAGGGCGGCTGCAAGGGTGTCCACAACCTGATAGTCCTGCTTCTGCATCTTATCGACCGCGCTGCGGGCGAACTCCACTGCGGTGGGCCCATCATGGAAGGTCTCGTCCGGGCACACGGAAAGGAACCATGCGAGGTCATTGCGAGCCCACGGGTCCTCCGACCGGGCGGCGCGGCGATACCAGGCCTCCGCACGGCGGTAGTCCAGAGGTACTCCGGTGCCCGTGTAATACATGTAAGCGAGGTGGGTCATCGCGCGGATGAGCCCATTCTGCGCGGCCTTCAGGTACCACTTCGCGGCCTCGGGCGTGTTCTTGTCCACGCCGCTCCCTTTCTCCAGCTTCCAGGCATAAAGGGCTTGGGAGGGGGCGAACTCCTGGTGCGCGGCGCGCTCCAGCCACTTCATGGCCTCGGCCGGGTTCTTTTCCACCCCTTTCCCGGACTCATAGCACTCTGCAAGATTCTGCTGCGCCAATGGGAAACCGTATTTGGCAGCCTTTTCATACCATTCAAAAGCCTTCTTCTCGTCCTTGGCAAGGCCGACACCTTCCTCGTGCAAAGTGCCAAGGGCGTTCATCGCGGCTAGATTGTGCTGGTCCGCGGATTTCTGCAGCCATTCGGAGGCCTTCTTTTCATCCTTGGTCAGACCTTCGCCGCCCAGATAGCGGACGCCCAATTCGAACTGCGCATCGGCATTGCCACGTTCCGCAAGCTGCTGGAGGGCAGAGGCATCAAACTTGTCGTCCTGCGTGTCGGCTCCGAACTGGGCCTGCAACGGCAGGGCGGCCAGCGCCAGAAGGGCGGCAATCCAAAGGCAGCGTTGTTTCATGCTGTAGATCATAACCTCAACCATACGCTTCACAACACCGGACCTCGCTTGCATTTTTCGTGCCCGGGCATTTGTGAACAACTTGAATCGCGCCTCAGATTCATGGCGCTCGGACTTCCTTGGAAAACTTTATTGTCGATATGCTTGTAGTTGCCGGGCTGTAACAACAGTGCGCCACCGTGCACACTTCCGAAGAAGGTCCTGTGCATGGATGGCGCACTTGGATGTGCAGCCTTCAGGCCGCGGCGGGCTCTTCCGCTTCCAGAGGCTCGCCGTAGGGCAGGTCATCCGGCAATGGGACAAACTCACGAATCTTGTCCCACAGCCCGGTGAAGTCCTTGTTCACGTCGCCAGAGAGACAGTCCGTGATTTCGCCTGCGGCTTCGGGGTACTTCTTGATGACCTCGCGGAAGGAGAACTTCGGATCGTAGAAGGCGTAGACCAGCTTGCGCATGTTCTCCACGCCGAAGCGGATGGCCTTGCCATACTCTTCGAAGCGATTGGGTGAAAGGTCGCCCGCGACGAGGCCCTCGTGAATGGCTTCACCGACGAGATGACCACTCTTGAGGGCAAGCATGACCCCGCTGCTGAAGACCGGATCGAGGAACGCGAATGCATCACCGGCAAGTACGAGGCCGGGTGCCGCGCAGTACTTGGAGTGGCGGGAGTATTCGCTGGTCACGAAGTACTGCCCCGTGGACTCGCCCTCAGATAGGTAGCGCTTGATCCACTGGTTCTCTTCGATCTCGCGGTTGAAGATTTCCTTCGGATCCTTGACGCCGTCACGCGTGAGGTACTTGCCCTCCGCCACGATGCCCACACTGGTCATCTGGTCGTGTTGCGGGATGTGCCAGAACCAGCCCTTGTCAGGCACATATGCCACGGTGGTATCGCCTTCGTCGATGCCTTCGCCGCGCTTCGAGCCCTTGTAGTAGGTCCACACAGCAATCTTGTTCAGGTAGGGATCGTTCATGCGCCAGCCGCGCTTGTTGGAGGTGAAAGCCTCCTTGCCGGTGCAGTCGATCGTGATGGGCGCGCGCAGTTCGTAGGTCTTGCCGCTCTTGTCCGTGGCTTCCACACCCACCACCGTATCGCCATCCATGAGGAGCTTCTTCACGGTTGTTTCCTCGCGCACTTCGGCGCCCTTCTCGCGGGCGTTGTCCAGAAGCATCTGGTCAAACTCGGAGCGTAGCACCTGCCAGGTCTGGGCGATGGTCTCGCGATCATAGCGATTGAAGAAGTAGAAGGGCTGTGAGCGTTTCCCGTCCGGCTGCACGAAGGTGACGCTGTACTTCTTCACGAAGTGCGACTTCCGCATCTTCGGAATCATCCCGATGCGCTCCAGAGGCTGGAAAGTGAATGGGATCAGCGATTCACCGATGTGATAGCGGGGAAACTTCTCACGCTCGAGGATGACCACCTTGTGGCCGTACTCTCCGAGAATCGCGGCAGCGCAGGAACCGGCGGGACCACCGCCGATGATGATCGTATCATAGTCGTTTGGGTTGTTCTTCATAAGGGGCGTGTCTGTTGGCACTGGGTGGGTGGTGGTGGGTGCGTATTCGGAAATGAGCATTCAGTGGGACTTCCCGGTGGTTCCACCCTGGGCATCCATGCCCATGATGGAAAAGATGCGGTCGCGGACGGACAGGTAACGCGCGTCATCGAGGTTTCGTGGACGTGGCAAATCCACAATCACCTCTTCTTTGATCGTGGCGGGTCGCTTGCTCATCACGAGCACGCGGTCCGCGAGCTGTACCGCTTCCTCAATGTCATGCGTGACAAAAAGGATGGTCCTGCCCTCCTGCTGCCAGATGCGCACGAGGTCAGCCCGCATCTTCAGTCGCGTAAGGAAATCCAGCGCGCCGAAGGGTTCATCCA contains these protein-coding regions:
- a CDS encoding NAD(P)/FAD-dependent oxidoreductase codes for the protein MKNNPNDYDTIIIGGGPAGSCAAAILGEYGHKVVILEREKFPRYHIGESLIPFTFQPLERIGMIPKMRKSHFVKKYSVTFVQPDGKRSQPFYFFNRYDRETIAQTWQVLRSEFDQMLLDNAREKGAEVREETTVKKLLMDGDTVVGVEATDKSGKTYELRAPITIDCTGKEAFTSNKRGWRMNDPYLNKIAVWTYYKGSKRGEGIDEGDTTVAYVPDKGWFWHIPQHDQMTSVGIVAEGKYLTRDGVKDPKEIFNREIEENQWIKRYLSEGESTGQYFVTSEYSRHSKYCAAPGLVLAGDAFAFLDPVFSSGVMLALKSGHLVGEAIHEGLVAGDLSPNRFEEYGKAIRFGVENMRKLVYAFYDPKFSFREVIKKYPEAAGEITDCLSGDVNKDFTGLWDKIREFVPLPDDLPYGEPLEAEEPAAA